A window of the Chiloscyllium plagiosum isolate BGI_BamShark_2017 chromosome 13, ASM401019v2, whole genome shotgun sequence genome harbors these coding sequences:
- the LOC122556286 gene encoding probable G-protein coupled receptor 148, translated as MVFLGISVSNFTVNLPGRLFNATNASQVCTFSVISMFQQRLNMFLISVTLCLVGTLLANPLLVVLILLTKRFRQETRYVLLANILVADLIFLLLNSLISISISAQQCMPTLLCDVVVIGRIVSELSSVITITVMAIDTYVAVSFPLRYLSLISPSRTIKLIILIWILASMYPLILLSAILAKQPALTHGHKMCLMLPLPELSSFDHHLILEMNIFLLCIILLFFPMVLYCYVMLYVKTRSSGIWDSVKSRARMTLLIHAIVLFLYFVPCLIFSFEILFRNSHLISLSDRIWLHSINIHVFMMLPRLLCPYLYGLRYRELAEAVKRLLTIRTHRVHVINT; from the coding sequence ATGGTTTTCCTTGGGATCAGTGTTTCCAATTTCACTGTGAACTTGCCGGGCAGGCTTTTCAATGCCACCAATGCCAGCCAGGTCTGCACTTTCTCCGTTATAAGCATGTTTCAACAGCGTTTAAACATGTTtctcatctctgtgactctgtgtctcgtgGGTACATTGTTGGCTAACCCACTGCTGGTGGTGCTTATTTTGTTAACAAAACGGTTTCGCCAGGAGACAAGATACGTGCTTCTGGCCAACATACTGGTGGCAGACCTTATTTTCCTACTCCTCAACAGCCTTATATCCATAAGCATATCTGCGCAGCAGTGCATGCCCACATTGCTCTGTGATGTTGTAGTTATTGGACGAATCGTATCTGAATTGAGCAGTGTCATTACCATCACAGTTATGGCGATTGATACCTACGTGGCAGTTAGCTTCCCACTACGTTACTTGTCACTCATATCCCCGTCCCGAACCATCAAGCTTATAATCCTGATTTGGATTCTAGCATCAATGTATCCACTCATCTTGCTATCTGCAATCCTGGCAAAGCAACCAGCTCTTACTCATGGTCACAAGATGTGCCTCATGCTGCCGCTCCCAGAATTGAGCTCTTTTGACCACCACCTGATATTAGAAATGAACATTTTCCTTCTGTGCATCATTTTGCTCTTTTTCCCAATGGTACTGTATTGCTACGTCATGCTGTACGTCAAAACAAGGAGCTCAGGCATCTGGGACAGTGTCAAATCCAGGGCGAGAATGACTCTACTAATACATGCGATAGTTCTCTTCCTGTATTTCGTCCCCTGTTTGATTTTTAGCTTCGAGATTTTGTTCAGAAATTCACACCTCATCAGCCTCAGTGATAGAATATGGCTCCACTCCATCAACATTCACGTTTTCATGATGCTCCCACGACTGCTGTGCCCTTACCTTTatggtttgaggtatagggaatTGGCAGAAGCAGTCAAGAGGCTACTTACAATAAGAACCCATCGCGTACATGTGATAAACACATAG